One Clavelina lepadiformis chromosome 1, kaClaLepa1.1, whole genome shotgun sequence genomic region harbors:
- the LOC143467386 gene encoding uncharacterized protein LOC143467386 yields the protein MTSAVTDSDVDEYLSNLEELSRCDLSRCDQKLLRHLLKSFDTFTPDSVTEQSVDFPIVLDLYVQDMATRKGPFKIICRSSWTCKDVKKKISESFLIPTSMQKILVKSRLFDNGTETLNSCGITKTGDRISLFLKHCESDEEDVASSSSSVDVEELQQKINLQLSLDRKLEVFPLQPLATLSSDENQVN from the coding sequence ATGACCTCTGCTGTAACAGACTCAGATGTAGACGAGTATCTTTCCAACCTCGAGGAGTTGAGTCGTTGTGATTTAAGTCGATGCGACCAGAAACTGCTGCGTCATCTCTTGAAGTCGTTTGATACTTTCACTCCCGACTCAGTCACAGAACAAAGTGTTGACTTTCCTATTGTACTCGACTTGTATGTCCAAGATATGGCAACGAGAAAAGGACCTTTCAAGATTATTTGCAGATCATCTTGGACATGTAAAGatgtgaaaaagaaaatttctgAATCTTTTCTGATACCAACGTCCATGCAGAAGATTCTGGTGAAATCGAGACTTTTTGATAACGGCACTGAAACTCTAAATTCCTGTGGAATAACCAAGACAGGAGACAGAATCAGCTTGTTCTTGAAACACTGCGAAAGTGATGAAGAAGATGTTGCAAGCTCTTCATCATCAGTTGATGTGGAGGAGCTGCAGCAGAAAATAAACCTTCAACTATCTTTAGATAGAAAATTAGAAGTGTTTCCATTACAGCCACTTGCTACACTGAGCAGTGATGAGAACCAGGTCAATTAA